The following are encoded in a window of Paenibacillaceae bacterium GAS479 genomic DNA:
- a CDS encoding spore germination protein PA/spore germination protein PF has product MPAAIGFVNIVSVGSSGVVQFGDTVQISPASTSKTYAGSGSFLTGGLTNANNGLSATNTLDPDLQDNSSNEIASGANVI; this is encoded by the coding sequence ATGCCAGCTGCGATAGGCTTCGTTAATATAGTCAGCGTCGGCTCCAGCGGAGTGGTACAGTTCGGGGATACCGTTCAAATATCTCCTGCCAGCACCTCCAAAACATACGCCGGCTCCGGCTCATTTCTGACCGGCGGCTTGACTAACGCCAACAACGGACTCAGTGCTACCAACACGCTGGATCCGGATCTCCAGGATAACTCAAGTAACGAGATTGCCTCGGGAGCTAATGTCATATGA
- a CDS encoding spore germination protein PB, with amino-acid sequence MNLTVHQSITINQLRVDTVTNSSVLQIGSAGSIRPVSQLYNSGGFNKPAAQLTSEESANSLNFVPLPKPS; translated from the coding sequence ATGAATCTGACCGTACACCAGTCCATTACCATTAATCAATTACGCGTCGACACCGTCACAAATAGCTCTGTGCTGCAGATTGGAAGTGCGGGATCAATTAGACCCGTCTCGCAGCTGTATAATTCCGGAGGCTTCAATAAACCGGCAGCACAGCTCACCAGCGAGGAAAGTGCGAACTCTCTCAACTTCGTCCCGTTGCCCAAACCAAGCTGA